The Thermodesulfobacteriota bacterium genome contains a region encoding:
- the ftsH gene encoding ATP-dependent zinc metalloprotease FtsH, whose amino-acid sequence MERFPWRRAAGLLVALLLFSVLLDNMNRSARPPSPALSYTQFKQELAAGNVREVTLSEDEISGRFLNGIVLPGAPGPIQTFSTPLPPFEDPDLLRLLEAHQVEIQVRRAAAQNLWWVILANSLPWLLLLGFWVWTMRRAQNARMGPFGNFGQVKARVYEGKVPQVTFQDVAGMESAKRELFEVVDFLKEPAKYQQIGGKVPKGVLLMGPPGTGKTLLARAVAGEAGVPFFSTSASEFIEMFVGVGAARVRDLFEKARGKAPSIIFIDEIDAVGRSRGTGLGGGHDEREQTLNQLLGEMDGFEGHERVIVIAASNRPDVLDPALLRPGRFDRHVVIDLPTLDERTAILKVHTRKIPLAPDVDLAIVGRATPGMSGADLENLCNEATLFAARTNETLVSMRHFDLAKDKVVMGIERPGLTDENERRITACHEAGHTLVAKLIPGMDPVYKVTIIPRGRALGLTQLVPEGDRHYYPRSYLLGKLAVNMGGRAAELLVFDETSTGAQSDLKQSTDLAEKMVCQWGMSERIGPVTFSRGEEHVFLGKRLAQEKTYSEEMGWIIDQEIEAIVRSAEERASALLTEHRDALERLTEALMEREEIAGTEMDAILWPDARVEVAAR is encoded by the coding sequence ATGGAACGGTTTCCCTGGCGCAGGGCGGCGGGACTGCTGGTTGCGCTCCTGCTCTTCAGCGTGCTGCTCGACAACATGAACCGCTCGGCGCGCCCTCCGAGCCCGGCGCTCTCCTACACCCAGTTCAAGCAGGAGCTGGCCGCCGGCAACGTCCGGGAGGTCACGCTCTCCGAGGACGAGATCTCGGGCCGATTCCTGAATGGCATCGTCCTGCCGGGAGCCCCGGGCCCAATCCAGACCTTCTCCACCCCCCTTCCTCCCTTCGAGGATCCCGACCTCCTGCGGCTCCTGGAGGCGCACCAGGTGGAGATCCAGGTGCGGCGGGCGGCGGCACAGAACCTCTGGTGGGTCATCCTGGCCAACAGCCTGCCCTGGCTGCTGCTGCTGGGCTTCTGGGTCTGGACCATGCGCCGCGCCCAGAACGCCCGGATGGGACCCTTCGGCAACTTCGGCCAGGTCAAGGCCCGGGTCTACGAGGGAAAGGTTCCCCAGGTCACCTTCCAGGACGTGGCCGGCATGGAGAGCGCGAAGCGGGAGCTCTTCGAGGTGGTGGACTTCCTCAAGGAGCCGGCCAAGTACCAGCAGATCGGGGGCAAGGTGCCCAAGGGGGTCCTCCTCATGGGCCCGCCCGGCACGGGCAAGACCCTGCTGGCACGGGCGGTGGCAGGGGAGGCCGGCGTGCCCTTCTTCTCCACGAGCGCCTCGGAGTTCATCGAGATGTTCGTGGGGGTGGGCGCCGCCCGGGTGCGCGACCTCTTCGAGAAGGCTCGGGGCAAGGCGCCGAGCATCATCTTCATCGACGAGATCGACGCGGTGGGGCGGTCCCGGGGCACGGGCCTGGGGGGCGGCCACGACGAGCGCGAACAGACCCTCAACCAACTGCTGGGCGAGATGGACGGCTTCGAGGGCCACGAGCGGGTCATCGTGATCGCCGCCAGCAACCGGCCCGACGTGCTCGACCCCGCGCTGCTGCGGCCGGGCCGGTTCGACCGGCACGTGGTCATCGATCTCCCCACCCTCGACGAGCGCACGGCCATTCTGAAGGTCCACACCCGCAAGATCCCCCTCGCACCCGACGTGGACCTGGCGATCGTGGGGCGGGCGACCCCGGGCATGAGCGGGGCCGATCTGGAAAACCTCTGCAACGAGGCGACGCTCTTTGCCGCCCGTACCAACGAGACTCTCGTCTCCATGCGCCACTTCGACCTGGCCAAGGACAAGGTCGTCATGGGGATCGAACGCCCCGGCCTCACGGACGAAAACGAGCGCCGGATCACCGCCTGCCACGAAGCCGGCCACACCCTGGTGGCGAAGCTCATCCCCGGCATGGACCCGGTCTACAAGGTGACCATCATCCCCCGGGGCCGGGCGCTCGGGCTCACCCAGCTCGTGCCCGAGGGCGACCGCCACTACTACCCCAGGAGCTACCTCCTGGGAAAACTCGCGGTGAACATGGGGGGGCGGGCCGCCGAGCTCCTGGTCTTCGACGAGACCTCCACCGGCGCCCAGAGCGACCTGAAGCAGTCCACCGATCTCGCCGAAAAGATGGTGTGCCAGTGGGGCATGAGCGAGCGGATCGGGCCCGTGACCTTCAGCCGGGGCGAGGAGCACGTCTTCCTCGGGAAGCGGCTCGCCCAGGAGAAGACCTACTCGGAAGAGATGGGCTGGATCATCGACCAGGAGATCGAGGCCATCGTGCGCTCCGCCGAAGAGCGTGCCTCCGCCCTCCTGACCGAGCACCGCGACGCCCTGGAGCGCCTGACCGAGGCCCTCATGGAGCGAGAGGAAATCGCCGGCACCGAGATGGACGCCATCCTGTGGCCCGACGCAAGGGTGGAGGTGGCGGCAAGATAA
- a CDS encoding polyhydroxyalkanoate synthesis regulator DNA-binding domain-containing protein, with protein MPDELRSRHILVKKYANRRLYDTVHSQYVNLRQIAERIREGNTVEVVDASTGEDLSKVILTQIILEEEKDQRNLLPVDFLHHIIQDGESAYERFLEKGLETGLAAYRAAQEQMETALRGWMRPWLEFSETDSRKELEALRARVRELEAERDERA; from the coding sequence ATGCCCGACGAACTCCGCTCCCGGCACATCCTCGTGAAGAAGTACGCCAACCGGCGCCTCTACGACACGGTCCACAGCCAGTACGTGAATCTGCGCCAGATCGCGGAGCGCATCCGCGAGGGGAACACGGTGGAGGTGGTGGACGCCTCCACGGGCGAGGACCTCTCCAAGGTCATCCTCACCCAAATCATCCTCGAAGAAGAGAAAGACCAGCGCAACCTCCTCCCCGTGGACTTTCTCCACCACATCATCCAGGACGGGGAATCCGCCTACGAACGGTTCCTGGAGAAGGGGCTGGAGACCGGCCTCGCCGCCTACCGGGCCGCCCAGGAGCAGATGGAGACAGCCCTGCGCGGCTGGATGCGGCCCTGGCTCGAGTTTTCCGAGACCGACTCCCGAAAGGAGCTCGAGGCCCTGCGGGCCCGCGTGCGCGAGCTCGAGGCCGAGCGCGACGAGCGCGCCTGA
- the phaE gene encoding class III poly(R)-hydroxyalkanoic acid synthase subunit PhaE, translating into MNWTEQTQAMLRSWTETQKKLWEGWAEAAQRSAPAGGEAPAWAEWGQRWRDLARQSLEGLGASTTGVPREVAERLFTGEDVFLRFVEQALAVMHTVAPKIDAGEDWADLLRRQFRQIKETMTQAPAPWFTPEAAAAMARDMPELWKLYAQELQKLGAPWLESLRGARGHLGEAMSGDRQAVVRMYNLFMDTFGSTAGKFAAAPAIGYTREFQEKVTSAFETWVEVRRTEVDFHTEMVNTGLRAMEGLLRELVEKSERGEKIESLRALFDLWVATAEKTYFEMASTDAFAEVQGRFVNAAMQHRIRERELMDALMKSLHLPTRRELDDAYRHLHDLKNEVRALRREVSQMRAAPATAPATPAPPAAPGAAAPAADPAPPNATTRRKSSSRARSSASRTGKKEG; encoded by the coding sequence ATGAACTGGACCGAGCAGACCCAGGCGATGTTGCGATCGTGGACCGAGACCCAGAAGAAGCTGTGGGAAGGCTGGGCCGAGGCCGCCCAGCGAAGTGCCCCGGCGGGAGGGGAAGCGCCTGCCTGGGCCGAGTGGGGCCAGCGCTGGCGCGATCTGGCCCGTCAGAGCCTCGAAGGGCTCGGGGCCTCCACGACCGGCGTACCCCGTGAAGTGGCCGAACGTCTCTTCACCGGTGAAGACGTGTTCCTGCGGTTCGTCGAGCAGGCCCTGGCCGTCATGCACACCGTCGCCCCCAAGATCGACGCCGGGGAGGACTGGGCCGACCTCCTGCGTCGGCAGTTCCGCCAGATCAAGGAGACCATGACCCAGGCGCCCGCGCCCTGGTTTACGCCCGAAGCGGCCGCTGCCATGGCCCGCGACATGCCTGAGCTCTGGAAGCTGTACGCGCAGGAGCTCCAGAAGCTCGGGGCGCCGTGGCTGGAGTCGCTCCGGGGCGCGCGCGGCCACCTGGGGGAGGCCATGAGCGGAGACCGCCAAGCCGTCGTGCGCATGTACAACCTCTTCATGGACACCTTCGGGAGCACCGCGGGCAAGTTCGCCGCCGCCCCCGCCATCGGGTACACGCGCGAGTTCCAGGAGAAGGTCACCTCCGCCTTCGAGACCTGGGTGGAGGTGCGCCGAACCGAGGTCGACTTCCACACCGAGATGGTGAACACGGGCCTGCGGGCCATGGAGGGGCTCCTGCGGGAGCTCGTGGAGAAGTCGGAACGGGGGGAGAAGATCGAGAGCCTTCGCGCCCTCTTCGACCTGTGGGTCGCCACTGCGGAGAAGACCTACTTCGAGATGGCCAGCACCGACGCCTTCGCCGAGGTCCAGGGGCGTTTCGTAAACGCCGCCATGCAGCACCGGATACGGGAGCGGGAGCTCATGGACGCTCTCATGAAGTCCCTGCACCTGCCCACCCGCCGCGAGCTCGACGACGCCTACCGCCACCTCCACGACCTCAAGAACGAGGTGCGGGCGCTGCGCCGCGAGGTCTCCCAAATGCGAGCCGCTCCCGCCACGGCACCGGCCACCCCGGCGCCGCCCGCGGCGCCGGGCGCCGCCGCTCCGGCGGCCGACCCTGCCCCCCCAAATGCCACCACGCGCCGAAAATCTTCCTCCAGGGCAAGATCAAGCGCTTCCCGGACCGGGAAGAAGGAGGGGTAA